atatgaagtTTATAttcttacaaaaaaaaaaaaaaaattatatattaaatatatatatatatttatatatatcacattTCTTTCCCCCTTATGTTCAGGtttcttatattatatggatGGACACCTAATATacccatatatttatttaataaatatttggtTACATCTGCAAATACTACATTAATATCTTCAAAAAATTGTCCTTCAATATTTATTAcaacaatattattttctattctTATTAATTCTAGTATACTATGTTCagtaaaataatatggataatcttttttaaatgtttctATGTCTTTCTTCACCTCATCAAATGTtggtatataattatatttatttcgaAATATATtcgaattatttataaatggttgtttcttttcatcatcattactATCACGTAACTTCTTATTTCTGTTGTAagtaaatttcttttttttataagcaatatttttcaaataatttttttgtactataaaaaatatacaagatGAGGGATTTCTATGACCATAAAGTAGTTTATTTCTCTTcaataaataacaatatgataaaattaatttgtataaaataaggaaatataaaaatttaaatttcatttttttttattctcacaaaaaaaaaaaaaaaaaaaaaattatgtgtCCCCCATTACACAAGGAGCacacatataaatgtatacatatatatatatatatatattatctatattttaatttgaaTTAAATATTGTGTTTCCTTTAtaacacataaaaatatatgttacactttatataacttttttcatatagtattgaagaaaaattattttatatatatcacacattgttataataaatatatacttatatatacataaaatgttttatttttattttattttatttttattttttattttttttctcacttattatattttataagatattttattattacatacaCTTTTGCCTTGAATTCTTTTTGTTATTAAATGTTTCTTAGTtgatgttttatttatacttttttttaaatgtagaTATTCTTTTTCTAAATCGTTATAATCctaagaataaatatatgaatgtgCACtcgtattaatattaaataataatctagataaaattatatttataagcacctaataatacatatatataatatatatatatatatataatattactaaCTTCTTGTAATAACTTGAGTTTATTTCTCAAATTATTTAAAGCAAGATTGTCCTtgatatttcttatattctCAAGAGCTtcctataaaaaatataataaaaattaaaaatcatatattaaataaataaacatatatatatatatatatatatatatatatatatatatatttatatttatatttatatttatatttatatttatatttatatttatatttatatttatatttatgtgtgtgttctttattttttgtaaacAAAATATTCACTTAGAAGAAGAAAAGGAAGTACAGAATgacttttaattttttttttttttttttttttttttttttttttttttaatatattatttagcttactttatttttcttttccttctcttcattttgtttaattATATCATTCATTTTTTCCTCATATTCTAATACAACTTTATCGTGCTTTTCTTTATAAGACTTTAAGTATGACGACaagttatttatttctttactGTAACATTAATTTGATGGAAAGGAAATATAATTAggatataaatgaagaaaatattattatatatcaaatataagaaggttataaatataatatattttatgatatattctATTCTATTCtatgatattttattgtattattttattttattttattttattttttttgtgcaGTTACTCTTTTGATGATATATCTAAATCTAACTCTACAATAACACTATTAAGTTTAAGCAACTCATTTTTTAAGATTCTctaaaataatgatattttaaaaattaaatgattgaatatattttataaattatattagtATTTATTACCATTTGTTTTTCATATTCCTCGATTTCTTTCTCTTTTTgtattttcaaaatttttattttctcttcCAATAGTTGCTtttctaaaatatataaataaatataaatatatatatgtatatatttatatatatatatatatatttatttatttattttaatttatataaactcATATAAAATCAACACATTACAACATTTTGTGATAACCTAATTCTCTTTCCTTATTAATCTCTTcgattttttctttcaattCCTCATTCTGTCTCTCTACactataaattaattataaaggtgcttataaatatataatattcattggTATATGCATTAATATATTCctattttaattcattttactcttcaaatatattttcattctttatcattttatcAGTTTGCTCAGATATTCTTAATGAGACATCTAGATTGTCTAGgtgtaatatataagtataaagAATTAGGTTTTAAATGttgtataaaaattaaatgtatattgagcagcacacacacatatatatatatatatttttattttttatttttaaaattttgttGGTTATACTCTTCCTTTCctcttcatatttttcatttatttcttgGAGACTTATCAAAGCctgatttaattttaattcatataattttttttcttttaataaatgttCATAAGATTTTTCCAAATTCGTACAGCTATTTAAAAAGTAATTTATATCAAAAGGAGGATTGACCatttgaaatattaatataagaaaaaaaataaaataataaatataaaaaaaaatactatgatattccaaaaaaatattaaatccATGTCTTATAAGAAacaacacatatatatatatataatcatttatatattttgtttagctataaatttatgtttgtatttttttttttttttttttaaatccaaagaactatattataatatacatatatatataccatacCACTATTAcgatgtatatacatatgaattaaaaaaggtaatatttttttcattttaatatatacatatatttttatttatttatttcatgttATAGTTATTATGCCTATAAAATTATGATGGTGACTCACATCACccaatattttaatttgtgAAGAagtaataaaacataaataagACAGACAGTAATTCATaacaacaaatatatatatatatatatatatatatatatatatatatttatttatttatttatttgtgtatggaataaaaacatatacactttaaaaaattaaaaattaataacattataacaaaataaatattccacaaggatattaaaaaaatattacaaaatgattaaatatatatatatatatatatataacaagtCATACAACCAAATAAACAATAaagacataaatatataaatatataaatatatatatatatatatatatatatatatatatatatatatatatatatatatttaaaaacattttCACATTTGTACtctcatttatatatttatatattttcttatttatctTAATATTTCAATTGGCTGGTCGCATGGTGGGGAATAGTATAACATCCTTTATAGAATTTTTGTTAGTCAAAAACATAGTGATTCTATCAATACCTAATCCTAAACCTCCAGTGGGTGGTAAACCATATTCTAGAGAGGTACAAAATGCAGAATCTAATTGTGCTGCTTCTGTGTCACCTTTTTCTCTATCTTTTTGTTGTGATTTGAAACATTCCTTTTGTTTAAAAGGATCATTTAATTCTGTGTATGCATTTAGAACTTCTTTTCCACAAATAAACATTTCTAATCTTTCTGTCAGTCCAGGTTTACTTCTATGATATTTTGCAAGTGGGCTCATAATTTGTGGGTGTTCGACAATAAAAAATggtttatcattatatttattttcaataaaaTGTGAAGCAAGTTGATCTAATAATTTCGCTGCAGTGGGAGGATTAGGCATTTCAATTTTATGttctttaataatattaatcattTTTTGAATAGTTTCATTTGAATCGAATGGTTGTTCTAGTGTTGTATTGGTTGCTCTTTCAATTTCTTCTACAATAGAAACTTTTGGATATGGTGGTGTGAAATCAATTTCTATGGGTGGATTTTCTGGTCcatctttattatatgagattttatatgtaccaaataaatgatatactAACTGTGAAAAGAAATCTTCTGAccattttattaaatcattatAATCAGCATAAGCCCAATAGAATTCACAAGAAGTAAATTCAGGATTATGTGTATTATCAATACCTTCATTTCTAAAAACTTTACCTATTTCATATACTTTATCTATACCACCTACtattaacatttttaatGGTAATTCAGTAGCAATACGTAAATATAAATCTAAATCTAAATCATTATGATGTGTAATAAATGGTCTTGCATTTGCACCACCAGCAATTAAATTCATCATAGGTGTTTCAACTTCAAAAAAACCtctttcatttaaaaaatttcttaagaaattaattattttagtTCTTGTTATAAATGTATGTCTTGATGATtcattaattaataaatctaAATATCTTTGTCTATATCTAATCTCAGTATCTTTTAAACCATATTTCATAGGTAGCATATGTAAACAAGCTGAAAGTAAAATTGTTTCATTAGGAAATATACTTAATTCTCCTTTCTTACTTTTACCTGGAAATCCTACAATACCTACAATATCACCTCTTCTTATCTTATCATAACATTCAACAAAATTTCCTTTTTCATGATtatgaaaagaataattaGCTAATACTTGAATCTTTTCTCCATCTCCAACTAAATCAAAAAAACGTAACTTCTGACCAGATGCAGAAACTCTCATTATACGACCagttatatttaatattgtaTCTTCTAAATGTTCACCATTATTTAAATCTTTATATTTCTCAATAAACTCAGGAATACTTATAGTCCTTTCAAATTTGTGAGGATAGGGATTTATTCCTTTATCTTTTTGTTCTTGTATAAATTTAGATCgattttcaaaatataatcTTGGATCCACTTCACCTTCTTCCTCTTTTTTCTTATCTCTACAAAggtaaacaaatataaaatcataaaagtaaaaaaaaaaaaaaaatatatatatatataatatattatattaatgacATTcctatgtatttatttttcttaattttttttattatttatatcttttttattatatatatatatttttttttttttccctattACTTGTTTGCATTCACCACTCGCTTATTCTTTTCACCCTCAAGAACGTGCTCTTTTTTCTCATTCATTGTGACAAAACAACTTTTAGAATGACAATCAATCTGcttttttgtgttttttaaaatattggAGAACgatttttcaaaaatatatgtattcacttttttatattttaaaaaggaTAATAACAATGACTTACTTGTCataagatttttttttgacaattatataaatatatatatatatatatatatatatttaaaataattttttaatttttttttttttttttttttttttaattttacatttaaatttttattaatttttttttttttttttaaagcaGAAACGACTACATACATAAAGATATgtgacatatatattatatatataatacatatatataatatttagaaatatatatttttctcttctctaggtaaaaaaaaaaaagaaaagaaaattatacaatatgtataatatatatatatatatatataatatcataattatatatacaaatatttatatatatatatatatatatatatatatatataatattataaatatatataacaaattttatatctttttatttttaatttaatccTTGTTCTgcttaaaatatacataatccatatatatatatatatatatatatatatatatatatttttaaaagtattttatattttaagagtatattatatctttttctattttaatCACTtaattgaataatatatagtcaaattaattattattcaaaatGACAAgagtttttatttatgtgtttcatatagttttataaaaaaaaaaaaaaaaaaaacactcccatcaataaatatatcaacattcttcatgtatatatatataacaataatatagataaaaatatttatatatttatatattttatcttaaTGTtccatttaatattaaacagtgtaataacaaaataaaaagagtAGATTTTACTACCATCAgaatattgttatatttagcaaataaatatttatatattttatatacaatatataaaatatttatataattatattatttatttatttttttttttttttgttgtaaaATACAGTCTTATGTGCAAAATAagcattatcatttttttttttttttttttaaatatagaaataataacggaaataaaaatatacatgtatatataaatacactgtagtgaagaaaaaatttttaaaaagactatttgaatattttaatgttttatgttttaattatttcatgtactgaaaaaaataaaataaaattaaaataattataatattatcctTATGAggatatatcaatataataagcaacattaaaaaaatgcATTCTACattgaaattataaataaaaattacgatgtcaatatttttattatttattttataaaattaatttataaatagttttttaaaaaagtaaacaaaaaaaaagaaaaagaaaaagaaataggaaaagaaatgatatatatatgatattataaaatgaaaagattaaaaattgaaaaaataaataatccatataaaaatatatttaatttaattttatttatatgattattatatatattataaaaaatatatgtgttataatgatattcattattatgtttaaatgatataagaATGATGAAATACCTCatgctttttatttttcttcatcttttctaaaaaaaataataaatatatatatatatatatatatatatatatatatattaaaatatcatgatgaatatattatataagatgtttatgtttttatatacaagATATAAAGTCTAtccttatatatttataatcttCTTACACTTCCATGATTAAAGTTATTGTATCcccttttaataatatttttccaagttctttttttgtatttttctttacTGATATTTCTTTTGTTTGGTCTAATAccatattcatatattcgTCAAATCCCTATAaagatttttatataaaatataaattataatattatatatatatatatatatatatatgtgtatattttcaATTCACTTACCAATATAATCCCTTCTATTCTCATATCAGGTTTATCATATAACCATATTTGCACAACCGTTTTGTTTGTAAAAAACCTAAATATTTGGTTCtatcaataaaataaaataaaataaaataatatatatatataatacatactTATATCTACAAATGTGCGACAAACAAATGTTTTGAAAACATaactatataataaatatgcaaCATATTATagcaaataatttatttgtttttttttttttttttttttttctcttattATATCTTACTATAGGTTGGgtcataattttttgtaaCTTCTTATTTGTCGTAGCCATTTTGAATTACAGAATGAATAAAtagataaatattaatatatacaaataacacaaaaaatataatataaaaaaataattttatataatatatatatatatatatatatatatatatatatatatatatatatatttatatatatattataatataatgtcaaataaaatacatataaatttaaaagtatatattttataattattatggaTTTTATCTTTCTGTgataaataatgtatatattatattatatatattgatacataaaaaaggaaaacatataaataaataaattaaagaaaaaaattacttCCTTATaatttcttcctttttttttgttttttttttttttattattccttttatagaaaaaacaaaataaaaaaaaaataaataaataataaaatataacatatataaaaatatatatgtggtaaaatataaaatgtatgtatataaatatattattatatatatataatattttttattatactttataaggtattattattattatattatatataatatataatacaactttgtttacataaatattatatatattatatatatatatattataataaaataatcttttctttcaaaaaaaatgagaaccTTGTTATAGagaacaaacaaaaaaaaaaaaaaaaaattatacatataaaatatatatatataatattataaatatataataatataattaataataaaataccgtcgtatgtatatattatttgctTTTATCAAaagtaataaataattaaaaatattttaatatatatatatatcttcaaaATGACCAATTAAggtatttaaaaaagaaagaaagcgtttcttttatatcttaaaaaaataataaaaaaaagcaaTTCATGATtatctttcatttttatttaccgACCtgcttatttttaataagatATGTCGAATAagattaaagaaaaaaagaagcttaaaaaaaaaaaaggaaaaaatgatCAAGaggaaaagaaaatacaaaaatatatgaacaatttATGGGGATTTTCATCAtcagaaaatgaagaagagaaagaacatgaaaatgaaaataaagaagatattaaatataatacaaaacagaaaaataaaaatataaaaaataatgataatatgatgaatatatataataataataatgatgatgatgatgataaatatttattaaatgagaaccataaaaaaaaaaaaaaaaaggattacCCTTGTGATGAAAAAACTAACATAATAGTTAATgagaaagagaaaaataataataacaatattaataatacatataataataaaaatgtatcaGTAGCAATagaaaagaacaaaaaagtTCAAGAgaatcataataaaaaatatgatgataataataatgaaaataaaaaatttacaaaaaatacaACAATGAAAAACgatatgaatgataaaaatttatataaagaaaagttaaaagaaaaaaagatttTTATGGATACAGTTCatgaaataagaaaaatgacATTACCATATCTAGATAAATTTCAAAGAAAAAATGTTCAGAATTATCAAATCAAAACTCTTGGAGGAAAATTTGAGAAAAGTTCAAAAATACATTACACAGAACTTATGTCTAGAAAAAAgtcaataaaaaaatatattcttaaaagaaaagaaaaagataaaattttAGGAGTACAAACACAAACAGGAAATTATATTGATATGCAGGATGTTTttagaaaaaacaaaaaaatttataaatcaaaaaaaaaggaaaagttATTTTGAACacaaacataaatatatatatatattaatatatatttatgtgttcatataaatgttttagaaaatggataaatatatatatatatatatatatatatatatatatataaatatttacttattttattatatttttttttttttttatttttatttttattttttattttttttttttttggtttatgCATttctcataatttttataaaactaataaaaaaataaatcatgaaatatttattcatatatatatatataatacatttgatatatatcataattttttgagatataaaattttaatggTTTTCAACtgtttaataattaatattttgaaaatttatatgaatcATATGGCTGTAAAAAACTTACTGATacaatttgttatattactacaaaatagaaatatatatatatatttatttatttatgtattttttttttatttatcaatTTTTATGAGCTCATgctatttgttttttttttttttttttttttttatattttatttaatataaccTTTAAATTCTTCCcgaaataaattaatttttcctCGCTTTTGAACTTggttaattatttaatttttcatttttcattttttatttttttatttttttatttttttatttttttattttttttgtgtaataTGCAAAATGAAGAATACAAAAGATTAATATCCTTATGGGGAGTAGAACATCAAGAAATATTGATGAGTAATTCTATCCTTTTTTTAGGTAGTtcactattaatattagaaATATGTAAAGGTTTAGTATTGAGCGGTGTATCTAATTTGACTATTATAGACAATGAACTAATAGATATAGATAAtttaagaaattataaattatattataatttatgtaatttaaatgattatAAATGTAAAGTGATAGAAcaatatttaataagaaCAAATAGAAATGTTAATATTAATTCGATTATAGCAAATCCAatggaatatttttataatattttaaaagaaagaaaagaagttgagatatataaatgtaatgataaaataaaaacacatatagatatattaatatgtaatttGAATgttaaagataatatatatatagaaaaattatgtaataagcataatataaatgttataacgtgtaattatattaatatgataggttatttaaatatatgtttaaaagaaaataatcacttttatattcataataataataataataattataatagtttttttttttatcattatatagcCTTGTCTTTATTAAACATACcagaaataaatgaatatgtaaaaaaGATAGATTATACATCTTTCAAACATAAcaatgtaataaataaaattcttttcctcattaaatgttataaggatatatataatatagaacaagaaaaaaaaaatataataataaataaaaataaaaataatattaatagtaataatataaataattattatatacattctggtgaaataataaattgtaatgatatattattatatattaaaaacaaattattcTTAACAAGTTTATCATTTccatatattcaaaatataacaCATGAATTCTTAACAGTGcacaatatattatgtataataaaaaaatataaaattcaaTCAGACATCcataattatcataacaATTTCTCTATATGTAAAAATCATAtatctttctttttaattgtatataaaaGTTTTATCAAAGAAAATCATGATTTACCCTATCTATATGATGACATAAATTTTGAAGAccaaaatattaatacaattctaatgaaaaaaaaacaacagcatatacaaaaattacaaaatataattaataagaaaaaaatcaaatattctttttacaaGCCATTTACTATAACTTATTTtggttattttttttctcactttcataatataagatatataacAAAGGatcaaattaaaaataacgATGAATTATTGAATCACTGGCAAAAATTTATGTATCTATATGAATATAGCAtggataaaaaagaaaataaaaattatatatatagaggcaatacatatgataataataataatatatatagagacaatacatatgatgataataataataataatatatatttagaccatacatgtaataataatcataattattcatGTTCAAATAACCATTATAAACACAAaatagaaattaaaaaaaaaaaaaaaaaaaaaggtaatCCAATTCTTTTATGTAATAACAAAAGTAATGAtatcctttatttttataaaagcaAATTAAATGATCATATTAAAGGGAAAATAAAAGATGGAATACCCAacattcttttaaataataatatatatacaatgtaTACATCtatataccaaaaaaaagatatatattttgtaaagaATCTACTCATACATAGTCACAGAAATACATCCATTCTAATGAACTCcatacaaaatattaataactcttttatgaaatataataagacAAATAATTTTTGTAGTAATATATGTTTGGTTTTATTAATGTCTGGATTTATAACACAAGAAATTCTAAAGATTGCCTCACTGTATTTAAAGCCGCACATAAATTACTACTTTTTCGAACTataacatgtatatatatatatatatatatatatatatatatatatatatataatatatattttatatatattgatttatattttttatgatttatttttaattcaagGTGGTGTAACCTTTTAAGAGTTGCacacaaacaaaaaaaattaaaaattaaaaattaaaaattaaaaattaaaaaaatattaaaaaaaaaaaatatatataatatatatatgaaactTTAAACAAATTGTAAAGGTAAATAGGTAAAATAAGGGTcagaattattttaaataatataaaaatatacatacatatatattttatatataacaaataaataaaaaaaaatatatatacattaaagaatataatatatatatattattaactactaaaaaaaaaaaaaaaaaaaaaaaaaaaaaattaaaattttagtatgaaaaaaatttacaaaaatataaaaaattatataatatatattatatatattataatatatatattttatattatttcctttttatttatttctctGGTATCTCCATAAAAGAGTTAGGTATATCACCTGTCTTATATGAAGAATGAcatgtttcattttttccttttaagaCTACATGCACTCCCGGTTCAAAGTGAATACCTGAATAAAAATAGATGAGGAGATGCATTGGATATTCTTTAAAAGTACTTTTAGAGAAGAaaaattttgtattattattcataaatgTTATAAGACCAATATTAAACATTTTTTGAAAAGCATCATAATCAGTTTCATCTCCCCAGTGTACATGTCCTAATCTAGTACGTTCATAAAAAAATGCTGATGCTTTTTCTTTAAAAGTTTTGGTTTGAATTACTTTATTATCACATGTAAAATGaaaatcattattttttatagacCAGTAGGATATACAATCACCTCtatgatttaataataaacttCGAGTTACTAATCcatctttttttcttttaatatctttattaaATGATGTTTTCATAACCACTACATAATAATCTTTATTACTAAAATCCATATCACTAAATggattatttaatttattttttatattaagaaatgaataaaatggTAGTACACTACCTTCTGATAATTTCTTACTAAACATATGTGAAGCAATAACCTTTACTTTATGATTTGTTccttgtaatttttttaaatcattcTTTGATAATTTCattaattcatttaattttaatttattttttgataatgatactaattttataaaaattaattcatataatctATATCCATCATCATGTACTTCATCTAATATATCTGCATAATCATCTGTATCATCATGATTATCATAATAcatactttttattttttgaaatatacttttatttgAGCTAccacttttttctttttcattatcaataatggaaacattattattattattatctttacgACTATCCTTATTAAAATTCTTATcattattcttttcattacCACTTAATTTATTTCCTTTAGCAGATAAGGACTTGGAtctagaattattattaatacttctatctttttcataataattaataataccTTGTTGTTTAGtagttttcttttttgcACCTTCGTTTATAGACTTATTATTAGATTCATTATCATAAAGTTCTTTCTTGTCt
This region of Plasmodium sp. gorilla clade G2 genome assembly, chromosome: 13 genomic DNA includes:
- a CDS encoding lysine--tRNA ligase, encoding MTSKSLLLSFLKYKKVNTYIFEKSFSNILKNTKKQIDCHSKSCFVTMNEKKEHVLEGEKNKRVVNANKDKKKEEEGEVDPRLYFENRSKFIQEQKDKGINPYPHKFERTISIPEFIEKYKDLNNGEHLEDTILNITGRIMRVSASGQKLRFFDLVGDGEKIQVLANYSFHNHEKGNFVECYDKIRRGDIVGIVGFPGKSKKGELSIFPNETILLSACLHMLPMKYGLKDTEIRYRQRYLDLLINESSRHTFITRTKIINFLRNFLNERGFFEVETPMMNLIAGGANARPFITHHNDLDLDLYLRIATELPLKMLIVGGIDKVYEIGKVFRNEGIDNTHNPEFTSCEFYWAYADYNDLIKWSEDFFSQLVYHLFGTYKISYNKDGPENPPIEIDFTPPYPKVSIVEEIERATNTTLEQPFDSNETIQKMINIIKEHKIEMPNPPTAAKLLDQLASHFIENKYNDKPFFIVEHPQIMSPLAKYHRSKPGLTERLEMFICGKEVLNAYTELNDPFKQKECFKSQQKDREKGDTEAAQLDSAFCTSLEYGLPPTGGLGLGIDRITMFLTNKNSIKDVILFPTMRPAN
- a CDS encoding small nuclear ribonucleoprotein E, putative, giving the protein MATTNKKLQKIMTQPINQIFRFFTNKTVVQIWLYDKPDMRIEGIILGFDEYMNMVLDQTKEISVKKNTKKELGKILLKGDTITLIMEV
- a CDS encoding ubiquitin-activating enzyme E1, putative, encoding MQNEEYKRLISLWGVEHQEILMSNSILFLGSSLLILEICKGLVLSGVSNLTIIDNELIDIDNLRNYKLYYNLCNLNDYKCKVIEQYLIRTNRNVNINSIIANPMEYFYNILKERKEVEIYKCNDKIKTHIDILICNLNVKDNIYIEKLCNKHNINVITCNYINMIGYLNICLKENNHFYIHNNNNNNYNSFFFYHYIALSLLNIPEINEYVKKIDYTSFKHNNVINKILFLIKCYKDIYNIEQEKKNIIINKNKNNINSNNINNYYIHSGEIINCNDILLYIKNKLFLTSLSFPYIQNITHEFLTVHNILCIIKKYKIQSDIHNYHNNFSICKNHISFFLIVYKSFIKENHDLPYLYDDINFEDQNINTILMKKKQQHIQKLQNIINKKKIKYSFYKPFTITYFGYFFSHFHNIRYITKDQIKNNDELLNHWQKFMYLYEYSMDKKENKNYIYRGNTYDNNNNIYRDNTYDDNNNNNIYLDHTCNNNHNYSCSNNHYKHKIEIKKKKKKKGNPILLCNNKSNDILYFYKSKLNDHIKGKIKDGIPNILLNNNIYTMYTSIYQKKDIYFVKNLLIHSHRNTSILMNSIQNINNSFMKYNKTNNFCSNICLVLLMSGFITQEILKIASLYLKPHINYYFFEL